The Corylus avellana chromosome ca11, CavTom2PMs-1.0 genome contains the following window.
ttttttttctctctccctttttatTGTCACAATAATTGGAGTTAGTCATGGTTTTTCTTAGAACTCCATCATTCATCTCATTGTGGCCAAAGTGACTTTGCGTGTGCATTGACCCTTTCTTTggtaagtgattttttttttaaccataaCTGATCAACACCACAACGGTTGATTGCAAAatatctctatctttctctctctcaagcacATAAACCCCCTTCACGAAGACCCACATGCAAGTGTGTGATGCAGACTCTTTCTTCATAACTCTTTCCAGAAATGTTTTAGAGTTCTGAAAAATTAGGAAGTTATTGAAATTATGGTGTTTGTTCTCATGTAAcccttttgatttgatatgtgTCAGCTGCAGCAAGATGCTAGTtcctgcaaaaagaaaaagcggTCTCTTTCTAAAGAAAGTAAAGCAAAGAAAAAGGTATTTTATGTCTCTATGTTTCCTCTACTGCTTCAATGCATTTGGTGTATGTGTGTGTTCTTTTATGAAGGTTTTTTTATCTTCCTTTGTCACTGAAAGAGATTTTAGACTGTATCAACTTGGTATTCCTCAACAGTCATTTGAAAGattaatttaaacattttaaaattgaccAAGTACGCATGGAATGCAATTCTATCTTCTTTTGAAGTGTTTAATCAACTTGTTTATGACAATCATATTCTGCAGCACAAAGAACGAAAGAAACGAGCAGAAAAGAACAGAGAGCTTGGTGTTAAAAGGTTGAAATTGCATCCAGTATCGAAGCCAAAAACTGTGACATATTGCCGCCATTATCTCAAGGGAAGGTGCCGCCAGGTTCTACAACgtcccctatatatatatactgattATTGAATTGCTTGTAGTTTCACTTTACCCTTGCCATGCAGCAAAGGTGCACTCTGATGTTTATATCATAATCATGCatacatttatttttactaGTTGCTTGGGTCTGCAGTTACAACAATCATCTCTAAAATAGGATTAGGTTCATTATGATCTTGTTTGGTTTATGTTCTTGTGACGTCTCCtgacaatttttgttaaaaaaaatctaaatttttgCCCATTTCAAGCTTCTCtggatcaaattcaaattcttgCTGGGGGAGGGAATGATTTTACTTGTTTCCCAAGCTCTGAATTTTGGGCTGGCTTTTATTTCTGACTCTCAAGTATTGCCTGGTTTTCATGCATGCAAGAGGGTAGCTATTTACATCTCATAGAGAAGTATAATTCTCTGGTTGTTGAACTCTTGGCTTTATGGTGattgtttatttctttctgGTTACCCTTATGGGTCTTTCAAATCTGATATTGAACCTTCTGTTTCAGTAAACATGTCTTTTGCTGCCCTTTTGTTTCCTGTATGGACTAATTTAGCTCAAAAGATAATAAAAGGAGCATCATTTTCTGTCGCCGGGCATACCCTATAATACCATCAACTGAAAATAATTTGTGACAAGAGTTTAACAAATAGTTTCTGTTCCAGAGCATCTAGATGTAGCATATGAACCCCTTTTTTATCCCCTTACccttcccccctcccccctcccccaaatTTCCAATTAATTTGTGTAACATAATTGTCTAAACATGTTATTGCCTTGCTTCAGATGATCTATTTCTCcatggattttcttttcttttctttcctttttttttggataagtacctatggttttttttgtttagacaTCTACTCATACAATCATTTATCATCTTTGTTTCACAGGGTGACAAGTGCCAATTTTCACATGATACAGTACCTTTGACAAAATCCACGGTATACTCTTTTTACTTATGCTTTCTTAAGATGCTACTATCTGCATTCTACCCTGGTTAATAGTTTGATAAAACTATAGTTGCTATTTAGGCTGAGTAGCTGTAGTTAGCTGGAGTTTAGTCTGATTAAAGGATTTAATTGGTTGTTTCCTATTGCTAATTACATTGGATAAGCATCTGTTGTCTGATTCTAGTTCAATGGTCAATGTATATGTGTAGTAAAGCAAATTTGTGCTACCTCAGTAACATCTCTTGAATGGCttaacactctctctctcccattcTGTTGTTGCAGCCCTGCTGTCATTTTGCACGTCACTCATGCATGAAAGGGGATGCCTGTCCATTTGATCATCAGCTTTTTAAGTATCCCTGTGACAATTTTGTTAAAGGTTTCTGCAGCAGAGGTGATGCTTGTATGTTTTCACACAAGGTACCTTCTTGTTCTGTGCCTTTTGGGTCTTTTAATGTCTTGAAATACTGTACCCTTTTTGTTCAAGAATACATCACACTGTATTTCATGtttattaactactattttcttcctcaaaaaaactaaataaataagtaaatatttCCCCAAGTATTTGGGTTTAATGCTCAAGAAGTTGAGTTGCCTTTTCACATTAGCTACTCTCATCTCAGATACCAACCACGGAAGATTCAAGAACTGCTTCGAATGATTGCAAACCTGAGTTGAAGTATCCATCCTTGCCAGGTAATACAAATATTAAGATGCAACTGAATGTTACCAGTAGCTCCCTGCAGAGTGTTGATGCCTTGTCCAACTCTGTGGGAGCACATCCTCACACGAATGTGAAGACTCTAGTGAAACCACCTGCACTTGTACCAAAAGGAATTAGCCGCATCCTCACTGCTGAGAAATCTGCAGCGGTCAATTCTACTATGCTTAAACAAGGGAGGTCCTCTCCAAGTGGGAATGAGGGTGCCAAAGTTGGGAATCAGGCGGTCCCAAGTATATCAGACACATTTCAAAAAATGGATGAGACTCCAAAGAGAACTTCGCCATGTGTGGTACCAAAGGGAATAAATTTTCTCTCCTTTGGCAAAGGTCCATTGGATGATTCTGTTACTAAAAAAGTGGCTAGCTTGCATTCAAACAGGGGCAGTGGTACCAAATTAACTTTAGCTGACAATTTAAATTTGCAGAAACAAGCTAGCTCGTCTCCAAATATTGATGTTAGCATCAAAGTTGGTAACCAGACAAGCCCAAGTGCATCAAAGACAACTCAAAATTTGAATGAGATGCCAAAGAAGACACAACCTGAAGGTACACGACAGGGAATGAACTTTTTGTCTTTGGGAAATACCTCGGTAGATCATTCTAGTAGTAAGAGAAAGGCCAGCTTCCCTTCCAGTTGCGATACTGGTATTGATGGAGCCGTTCTAGAGGGACAAACTGCAGGTGTTAAATCTCAAAACTCAAGTGTATTCTCATTGAGGCTGCCAGCTTCTCCACTTGCTTCCGGTCAATCATCAGACGGCTTAGCATCTGTGAAATACAAAGATGCACCAAACTCAGCTCAGAAGGCACACTCATTGATACTATTTGCaacaaagtatgaatcaaagaTGAAAATGAATCGGTCTGTCGGTGCTCTTGATGTTGGTAAGGAAGGTACTAGTAATATCACTAGAAGTTCCCAGAATgatttggcaaaagcttcaaaaATTTTGGACTTCTTGTCTAGTGGTggtagtaaaaagtaaagaaTAAAACCCTTAGTGGTAGCCAAACCCCAATGTGGTCGGGCTGTGGCTTTGATGTCTGATCAGTTCGAGTAAAACACAGCAGTATTGAGGAAAAGACATTTAATAgttcatgctttctcttttgtcctTCAGTGGCACAATGTTGTATTTTTTCAGCTTATTTCCAGAAGCCGTCAATCAGGTGTAGTTTGCATTTTATATTGATGTTTTTATTGCCTTTAATTGGTGTGATAGTTAACCGGCAAAAACTAACtaaaggatttttcttttttgaaatttcaaatgtAGATGGAATGGCTGCATTGTGATTGTGAAGTTCATTGATTATGATCGCTTGAGATCTTTGCTTTGAAGGGATTTCAGATTGATTTTATTCTTTGAGATATTATAAACCAGTTCTATAGAAAAGCCAGTCACTTGTGACTATCATCTTAAAGTTGAGGCTCTGGTAATTGTTTATCTTCTTGTCACTTGCAATCTTGCTTGTTGTCATGGCTTCATCTTGATTCTAACTTTATTACTGCTGTTAAAGGGCAAAAGCAGATGACCGCAGTGATGGTTTTATGGAAAATATCCACCTTTGTCACCCTTGTGATCTGTTTTCAGCCGGCCAACTTGCGATGGGATCTTGATGATCAAGTTACAGATGCCAAGTCCTTGCAGgttctttttttattgggaAGGCCTTTGCAGCTACTTATTCAGGTTGCTTTTTCGAATGCTCTTTGCTGCTCTTCCAAATATTACAGGTGTATGTTAGATCCATAGAAAATCTCAGTCAATTTATTACTTCGGtgaatattctaatttttttttttttaaaaaaaggactTCCATAGGTTCAATGTAAATTTTGAATTAGGGTAAGTTAATGAGGTTGTTAGATTGAAGATCCAACGCTTAGATATTGAAATCCATGCGTATTAGTCATGCAGGATGAGGTGTGTAAGAGTGTAGTGCTCAACTATGTTAGTGAAGTATCCATGATGTTGAAGGTGGACAACCACCAGTCTAGTCTTCTCAAAACAGTCAACTTAGATGACTAAACACTTATAGgagttatatattttaaagcATAATATACTAATAGGAGTTTTTGGTAAGAATAATTATCTTCTCAATTTGTTCTATGAACATGATTTTCGGAGTGTTTGTTTGGTCATGCATATCCTTTCAACAATCAGAACCCCTAAATGATATCCGTGCATTATTTTGTGACAATGTGATGGGACACAAACCACCACCGACCACATCAAAGGATACCTAGTCCATGACCTTGTGGTTGGGTGATTGAGAGCTAAAGATATTATTATGGGcacttttgttatttattttttacatcggttatcttatttttcaaattttgggctttatgttattttagtggGATGTCAGCCCAAGTAGCACTAgagttagggttagggtttaatcCTAGACTATTTAAGCATAATATTCTACTCTGATAATTAGTTTTGATGAAATACAGAAAATATCGACTGTTGTCGTCTTCCCTCTTCTGATTTCTCCCTTCTCTTGTGCTTCttttcctctcttctcttctcagCTTCTTCTCTCTTCAAACTTTCTTCAATTGCTTGTCGTCTTGCATCACAATGTCTACGAGTTTGTACTATTGGATTatgattttctttatttcacttgaaatgacATCATTCAAAAATTCTAAATGGCGTGGCACTATGTATAGGGTTGAGATGATtctattccaatattgttgccGAAGTATTAGATCTGATGAagactactaaaaaaaaaaaaaaggtaaaccCATTTGCCTTCAAATTGGGTAACGAATTTAGTATGATTTGTGGCGTGTAGTCTGTAGTACTGAGCTGAATTATACATCTATCAGGCTTTTCTGTGCTTGCAATTCATGTGAAACGATTATGCATCATAGAAATTCATGGAATATTCTATGTAGTAGCGCTTGGCTCTCGCTTTTGGTTTGGACGAAGGCATAGGTTGTGTTTGAAGTTTGCTCGGTGTGGGACTATCTGTGGTGTATGTGGGCCGTAATCTGGGCTTAGTGGATGGCCATTCCTTTCGAGTTGCTGACCTTGTCGAGCATTTTGAGTAGTGCTGTTACTATCATGGAAAAAACTATGATCATTGTCCAAAACATAAAGGTTAGAGGAAAAGATTCGTGATTGAtacgtcaaaaagtttttttaacaattttcaaatttgtttgaaaTGCTTCGAGctatttgaatttttgttcCAATCTAcatgatcttcttcttcctagTCAAACTTAATGATGTTAAAACAGTTGTGATTATCctcacttttctttctttatactATATCTATTATGACCCACAACACTGAATTTGAACTTTGGCTTCACTTTAGCATCATCACCTAAGGAAAAAGCTTGGGCTATTGCAGTTTTTACAGTTCTTTGTAAACTCGTATGTTTATGAAAATGTTTGGCGTGAATTGTCATGTTACCGTTCATATTTTAGTGACAAATATGACGTTAGTTTATAAATTTGATAAGTGCTACATACGGtttcacattaatttgtaagaaatttataataaaaaaccaaaaaaaacattcaacCTTGTTAAGGAATAACACCACATGGAGTTGCAAACAAAATCATTGCTTTCTTATTCTTGTAATAGTGATCAGAGTGACCTAACACCCCTCCATTTTCGCAGGAATCTGTGTTATAATGTTCAGGGGCCCATATCTAAAAGTAATGTGACAGCGAAATCAATGGGTATCATGAATGGCTAGGTTAGGTGTCCCGACCACGCTCGTACGAAATTGATTTTGACTACAATATCAAGCAACTCACACATGGAGAGTTCTGCTCTCATGTGACCTTGTATTGCAAAATCCCTCCCATTTCATAATTGAGTGTAGTTggaagttccaaaaaaaaaaaagaaaaaaaaaattagtaatttttattaaaagtttGTTGTAAATTGATCTAATAATTTATGTAATGTTAGTGACGTGATAGGCCATGCGGTAATTATCATGTCATCCATTAAAAAACAGTTCAAGtaccatttatttttataaaatataaattataatgtaaGTTTGTAAATAAATTACAGTAAAAGTTATTGTATTTCAAACATATTCCTTTATAATATCTGAACCATGAAGAAAGGTCCAATCTCTATGTAACTTCGCTTTAgaggttttcttttcttttttttagcctCATAGTAAAAAACTTTGCTGCTAAAAGTTTAGATTAAATTAAGGCACAAGTTTAGATTCGGTTGgatattttatatgtttgaTTTATATTTGAAGACACGTAATGTTTGCGTATGATCATATTCACTTTACATATAGTACCTAAAAACTCTATTATCAAGAGTAGTGAAATATTATAATTGAttcataatttttcattttatcaaGATTTTGCATAGCGACGATGGTCATATAGGTTTAGCAGGTTTATGATCCGTCCCAACCCTAATCCAAAAGATTTGAACAGATGTAGACCCAAACTTTTAAGGAGTTATATTACATATTGTTCTTCATCACATTTTCCACATAttctttttacaaatttatcattaaatttgtgggatcCATATGTAGGTTCTACAAATTCAAAATGGGTAAAAGATGTGAtgaaaaatgattattattatttcttgttgaaaaataaaaaagaaagaaattaaatctAAGAATTTGTTATTAATATAAATAGGACAGAGTTTTTCTcaaaactgggttggaggaattttctttaacctattctataaaattgacatgtgtcccttgaacatgtgagatgcacatgttttttttaataatagggacaaagtttgaataaattttagtaaaaaCTTATGTGAATcttacatattattaaaaaaagggacacgtgtcatttttatagagtaggttaaaagaaattcttccaacccaatttggaggaaaactttgtccatataaATATGGTAtagatatataacattactccataACAACGCTCTATTATAGTCAAGTTGAAAAATACTATAAAGTTATAACTTTTTTACTATTTGTTGATATATGTTAGCATGTAATTGGGAGGTTAAAATTTTCttgggtaaagtctacttaacccctTTAAACTACCACACAAACTATTagttgcgacaatttacccttcaaactaccgaaacaatgacaatgtatccctaattttaacaaaatgacgaaattaccctaactaaaataaaaacaaaaatactaaaatttatttattttttttcaaaattttaagggtatttttgtcttattaaaatttttataagggtaattttgtcattttgctagcattaagggtaattttgtcttattggaatgataatttgaagagattaagtagactttacctaattttcttttatccAGCTTTAATTAAAGGTCCAACTGAACGAAGATTCGCAGTTATTAGTTGCCCAAAGTTTATACTCACCACTTTTTCACTTAAAACGAGCGGTAACTATTCAAATTGCTAGCTAATCGCCGTAAATCCCGCTTAAAACTCTCTCGCAAGTCGCAATCTCTCCTCAAATTAGTAGCTAATTGCTCTCAATCTTCCCCGAACCTTGCCACGTAGGACACCCTAGTACTCgcactactatatatataattctccgCGAAGCAAAATCTCACGCACTCTCCCATCTTCTCAAATGGCGACCTCTGTGGGGAACAACTTCATGCCTCCGACTCTGATCTCCAATCTTCAGCAAGTTCTGATCGCCAGAAAAAACGACGCCGTAGAATGCCAGTCCCACAAAGTCCACAAGCCAACCGAAGCTGACGCGTCGAAAACGGAGAGCGATTGCGCGAAGCCGGTGGTGTTGGTGACCAACGGGGAAGGAGTAGAGTCTCCTGGTCTCACATTCCTCGTCGAAGCTCTCGTTCGGGACGGTCGCTTTGACGTCCACGTGTGCGCTCCCCAATCGTCGGTTCCTCATAgccatttcctttttctttttctttttttcctctttatatTTTCCACGTTTATCCCTtcgtttggttgccgagaaagtgTGGGAAAAAAGAAGCTTCCgaaatgaaattttcttttctttttctacggCAGACCTAGTTAATCTTTTTTAGCTATAATGTGAAGCTCATGTTTGGTAATGTGATTTTAGCTTAGTGTGATTCACGGCCTTCCCAATCATCGGTTTCTTACAGCCATTTTCCTCTCTATTTTCCGCTTTGATCCctccgtttggttgctgagaaagtgTGCGAAAAGAAAAGCTCGcaactcttattttattttttttccttttatattatttttctcaaaagagTCCAGCAAAATTAGCTGAAATTTACTTCATTGCCTTTTCTTATATATTCCTGCTTCCTCAGTAGTTGCTGCCATATTCAAAATAAAAGGAAACGAATATGCTCATGTTTAGTGATATGAATTTGGCTCGGTGCAGGGATAGATCGGTGTCCGGTCACTCGGTGACGATTCGGGAGACGCTTTCTGCGTGTTCCGTTGAACTCTGTGGTGCCACTGCTTTTGAAGTTTCTGGTAATTCGAAGGCTCACATTGACCATTGTGCACTGTTTGTTAATTTTCAGGAGCTGTAGCTATTATCGTATTATACTGGAATTAGAATGAAATGTGCtttgattgttaattttcatatgatCAGGAAGCCCTGCTGATTGTGTATCTTTAGCTTTATCTGGGGCATTGTTTTCTTGGTCAAAGCCTGTTTTGGTATGCATTTAGAATCTGTACTTTTTGAGATGCTTGTTTATATTTTGAGCACCGATTATTCCTTCTAtcctgtatttttattttcaggTCATTAGTGGAGTAAACAAGGGATCAAGTTGTGGTAACAACATGTAagtaattatttgttttttgttttttcaaagtTTCGATTTGCCACTGAAAAGTAATTCAGCTGACAGTTTTGATGCTATGGGTTTGCTATATATATCGCATTTTATTGCTTTGAGCGCTGATGTTTGTTGAGTTCCCATGACTTAGGTTCTACTCTGGGGCTGTTGCTGGAGCTAGAGAGGCACTGATTTGTGGTGTACCATCTCTTTGTATATCATTGAACTGGTGATTGTGTTTTCTGGCTCTTGTTTCTTATTGGTTCCGCtgctttttttttggcatttcttCCCCTCCCTGCGCACTTTAATGGGTATCTATCGAGTATATTATATGTCAAAGTCTCTTTCAGGAAGAAGGAGGTGAGCTGTGAGAGTGATTTGAAGGATGCAGTCGTTGTTTGTTTGCCATTAATACATGCGACCGTAAGAGATATTGAGAAAGGAACTTTCCCAAAAAGTTTCTTGCTGAATATTGAGATTCCCAGTTGTCCTTTGACAAACAAGGTTTGCTTCTTGTGCTGCTATGTTTTTGGATTGTGTGCAAGTATTGTAATTTGGGCAGATGCAGATGGTCAGTGGTCAATGgaagaagttaaaaaattttgcaaACTTTCCATGGCACATTTCGCTTTCCTTCAACTCTTGAGATTGTATTGTTAGTCAAGCTCCCTTTTGGAAATATAATCGAAGTCATATTTAGATAGATCAATGAAGTAGATGTCCAAAATAGGCGTATGTAGCAAGTGATATTGATACCCTTTAAAGAGAGCCAACGTCATGATCTTAAGTATGATGAGAGTTTATGCTTACGTTTCTCTTCTTGTTTTATTCTTAATACGTAACTGAGGAATACGGATTCAAAGCATTATGTGAGATTAGGCTTAGGCGCCAGGTCAGGATAAAATTGATAAAGGatgattaaataaaacaaaaatggaagctTATTTGCAGTCTTGTGAATGTTTTTGTACAAATATTTAGGCTTATATTGCCCTGGCCAAGGACCTCCTGTTCTTAGATGGGTCACATGTCTGTGGAATTTTAGAGTGCCGGGATGTTCAGTGGGCTGAAGTCATTCCATTTTTGTCTCACAAGCATTTCAATGAGTCATCACATTTGCTCGGGTGATATTCGAGTGCTTTCTAGTTGCAATTATATGGTTTATTTATCTGGGCTATACTTTTGTTTGACAGGGCTTCAAGGTGACCAGGCAGAGTCTATGGAGGTCCTCTCTAAGCTGGCAAGCTGTGTCAGCAAACAGACATCCCTCTGCTGGCCATTTCATGTCCAATCAGCAAAGCCTTGGTATGAAGCTGGCACAGCTCAGCCGAGATGCCTCTGCTGCTGTGAGTTCTTCGTGTTTGATACCATAATGCTacaatagttttaatttttgggtatATTTATGTTGTCATTCTGAAAAGGCATATCCTCCGAAATTCTTAGGGTGCAGCACGTCGTTTGAACTCACATCGGAAGAATGTGGAGATTGAATCAGTTGGAGTAGCAGGAAAATGCAATTCCCAAAAAACTGTGAAGAAATACTTCCGCTTAGAGGTACAAATTAACGACATGACTTTGCAGTAGCAGCCAAATCTCTTTACTCGTTATCTATGTTTTGGGATGGCAGGGAGGAGAGGAAAAAGTAAATTGTGACCTCGTTTGATAACGATTTCTGAAAAAGAGGGGCTCATTTGGTAATacttttttagcaaaaaaaaaaattcaaaagtattaacaaacaactccaaacaaaaaacattaacaaaatacttaaaactattttcatgTTTACGTCACATCAGAACcaaaaagttttatcaaatgAACCCCTGGGTAATATTTGTTGTGGAACTCACTTCCTTTACATTGCTGCACTATCCTACTTAATTCAATTGTTTCAAAGACCAGTTTTTATGAGCAGTGATTATATTTATGTTTGCAGTTCGTAGAAAAGGAGCAGGAACATGTGGATGAGGATCTTGATTACAGAGCACTTGAAGATGGATTTGTGAGTTGCAACCTCTTTGTTTATCGTCTTCTTGTGAATCTCTTGTCCTTGATTGCTGATTCTATGGTTCCCTTTGGCACTTCAGGTTGCAATTACTCCTATGTCTTTAAATCCATCCAACTGGTTAGAGAGGTTCGATCATTGGTGTCAAACTGGGTTGCTATTGCACTCGCAGATGAACAACGAAGCTTCCTCACTTACCCAAAACATTAtgcaaaaagggaaaaagggtGCAAAGGAAGCTTCATCTGCCTTAGAGTAACTTGTCAAACCAATTCGTTGCAGTGATCTTGGCAGGCAATATTTGATTATAACTCAAACAAGATGGGCCACACTAGTGTAATATGCAGGGCCTATGGCCTTGTCACTCTTTTTGATGCTGCCACGGCATAGAAATACTTTGGAAACTCTTCTCTTCCTGTAATTGTCGAACTTGTGCTTCACTTTGGAATGAATTAGGTTGCCTGGGTAAACTAAGTAGTACATGCACCTCTACATATTCTCTAGCGTGTTGTAACATATCAGGATtcctacaattttttaaaaattgtagattctcaaattacgtaatttatgtcatttttaagCATTGAAACGCTTGAAAATGCTAtgtattaaaaatgtggcatgttgtcgagttaaccaaaaataattttccttccaaaaagCTTCTCTTCACTTTTGTAAATAAgctttttattcataaaatcaaaaaataattttttgctcAAAGTTTTTTAGCAATACTAGTGTGGATGGCACGTGCAATACACGTGCTTGGTTCTCTGTGTTATGTATTACTATAATTGTTACTATTATAAttgatatgtatatattatattagaaaatatatttaatatctaaattattgaaaaatgtttattggattgaattttctaaacaaataaagtaaaactataaattaagtaaatatgatataccaaaaaataacaaagagtTAATTTACATAGCACACATGTTATTTCAAATGAAAGGATATCACATTCATGttcaatatttctttattataatGTATCATATACCTCGAAAAGTTATAAAGTTCATAATAAATCATATTGCCATGAATAGCAAAACattaaaagcatgcatgtatgATTTATCACCATAATAGactatttacttttacatttTCCTTTCAACGGTCCTAATAACTTGTACATAAATACTACCAAAAGCATGTCACCATCCAAGCACGCAACTAACTTGATCCTATCAAACTATTAGCTACTACAATTAATTAGCACAAGTTGTTTTTATCAAgagtttcatttaaaaaaaatgcatttatttatCTTCATCTTACATGACTACTTGATACtaaaatttgtttcaaaataCATCACTTTGCAATTTAGTTGGTGAAAGGAGTAGACAAAGCTACGAATCCCTAGGTTGTGGAAATTGATTCATCTTCGTTTGGTGGCTCTTGAACAGTTGTAATGTTTAATCTTTGACGAGGTCCTCCACGTCCATCAACCAATGTAGCTCTTAACCGAATAATTAATTCTTGCTCTAAAAAAAGCCTTGCAAGGTTTTGTATATTAGTAATGCACTCCTatttacaacaaaataaaagtaagataaGTTTGAATTCAATGTCATCTATATAAGATATTTTTCCTACAAGGTATAGTTTTTTTTcatcaacaaaaaaacaaacaaacaaagagtCCATTAAAAAGGACAACCCAATACTTATATAGAAAGATAATAACGTTCACTATCTTTAGTGAGTATTGTTCATTCACTAAACCAAAATTACTATTTTGATGAGGTTGGTAGGAGTATTTTTACGACATGTgccattttttttcataacatgtgagatgcacatgggAGAGAGTGA
Protein-coding sequences here:
- the LOC132165394 gene encoding zinc finger CCCH domain-containing protein 7 isoform X1, yielding MESAQIETPKPSETYFSFTRRRSPLKSETYYTLARILSHCYDKSHSSHAAQFAPQELNPDHGSDEVARATGKEECESVELIGPDRMECQNLATRKEAVSDESCEAIGAEDGGVFGDAQHVVIDIERILAIEESEDVLEPMDVMFDESDEGTGFQDKRCCMEKMLMDELEHIMKGDEVLDENVIGEVLDPRGSGKDNSLSLKTTSLCGEHKMQQADMEVEKSVSSGWVMDFPIPIAENAETEEGECSNQKISEAPSVSLDKEMTGEPPKPRENMEEESLLPKTNSTKRELEKSVGNSDSLESPNHMAEGGDIEEGEISGDYGTYDMSLDMPVEDAMVSKEKNVDEMQVSPDIFDKKEFLNDDQNGANKKSFEFTSLKVDTHDNANTSREVGPEISNGNKMASRPEAVVHEKYMRAKKAYREDLLLKDGGTKEAAGWPPACPNNLDLHGQISEKNTTGSHGITSTEVLQQDASSCKKKKRSLSKESKAKKKHKERKKRAEKNRELGVKRLKLHPVSKPKTVTYCRHYLKGRCRQGDKCQFSHDTVPLTKSTPCCHFARHSCMKGDACPFDHQLFKYPCDNFVKGFCSRGDACMFSHKIPTTEDSRTASNDCKPELKYPSLPGNTNIKMQLNVTSSSLQSVDALSNSVGAHPHTNVKTLVKPPALVPKGISRILTAEKSAAVNSTMLKQGRSSPSGNEGAKVGNQAVPSISDTFQKMDETPKRTSPCVVPKGINFLSFGKGPLDDSVTKKVASLHSNRGSGTKLTLADNLNLQKQASSSPNIDVSIKVGNQTSPSASKTTQNLNEMPKKTQPEGTRQGMNFLSLGNTSVDHSSSKRKASFPSSCDTGIDGAVLEGQTAGVKSQNSSVFSLRLPASPLASGQSSDGLASVKYKDAPNSAQKAHSLILFATKYESKMKMNRSVGALDVGKEGTSNITRSSQNDLAKASKILDFLSSGGSKK
- the LOC132165395 gene encoding uncharacterized protein LOC132165395; protein product: MATSVGNNFMPPTLISNLQQVLIARKNDAVECQSHKVHKPTEADASKTESDCAKPVVLVTNGEGVESPGLTFLVEALVRDGRFDVHVCAPQSDRSVSGHSVTIRETLSACSVELCGATAFEVSGSPADCVSLALSGALFSWSKPVLVISGVNKGSSCGNNMFYSGAVAGAREALICGVPSLCISLNWKKEVSCESDLKDAVVVCLPLIHATVRDIEKGTFPKSFLLNIEIPSCPLTNKGFKVTRQSLWRSSLSWQAVSANRHPSAGHFMSNQQSLGMKLAQLSRDASAAGAARRLNSHRKNVEIESVGVAGKCNSQKTVKKYFRLEFVEKEQEHVDEDLDYRALEDGFVAITPMSLNPSNWLERFDHWCQTGLLLHSQMNNEASSLTQNIMQKGKKGAKEASSALE
- the LOC132165394 gene encoding zinc finger CCCH domain-containing protein 7 isoform X2 — translated: MESAQIETPKPSETYFSFTRRRSPLKSETYYTLARILSHCYDKSHSSHAAQFAPQELNPDHGSDEVARATGKEECESVELIGPDRMECQNLATRKEAVSDESCEAIGAEDGGVFGDAQHVVIDIERILAIEESEDVLEPMDVMFDESDEGTGFQDKRCCMEKMLMDELEHIMKGDEVLDENVIGEVLDPRGSGKDNSLSLKTTSLCGEHKMQQADMEVEKSVSSGWVMDFPIPIAENAETEEGECSNQKISEAPSVSLDKEMTGEPPKPRENMEEESLLPKTNSTKRELEKSVGNSDSLESPNHMAEGGDIEEGEISGDYGTYDMSLDMPVEDAMVSKEKNVDEMQVSPDIFDKKEFLNDDQNGANKKSFEFTSLKVDTHDNANTSREVGPEISNGNKMASRPEAVVHEKYMRAKKAYREDLLLKDGGTKEAAGWPPACPNNLDLHGQISEKNTTGSHGITSTEVQDASSCKKKKRSLSKESKAKKKHKERKKRAEKNRELGVKRLKLHPVSKPKTVTYCRHYLKGRCRQGDKCQFSHDTVPLTKSTPCCHFARHSCMKGDACPFDHQLFKYPCDNFVKGFCSRGDACMFSHKIPTTEDSRTASNDCKPELKYPSLPGNTNIKMQLNVTSSSLQSVDALSNSVGAHPHTNVKTLVKPPALVPKGISRILTAEKSAAVNSTMLKQGRSSPSGNEGAKVGNQAVPSISDTFQKMDETPKRTSPCVVPKGINFLSFGKGPLDDSVTKKVASLHSNRGSGTKLTLADNLNLQKQASSSPNIDVSIKVGNQTSPSASKTTQNLNEMPKKTQPEGTRQGMNFLSLGNTSVDHSSSKRKASFPSSCDTGIDGAVLEGQTAGVKSQNSSVFSLRLPASPLASGQSSDGLASVKYKDAPNSAQKAHSLILFATKYESKMKMNRSVGALDVGKEGTSNITRSSQNDLAKASKILDFLSSGGSKK